The Solibacillus sp. FSL R7-0682 genome includes a window with the following:
- a CDS encoding TetR/AcrR family transcriptional regulator: protein MTKIDKLHVESSIKDENKIIERRQQIVDAGVRLFKEKGFHRATTRELAKAAGFSIGTLYEYIRTKEDVLFLVCDNIFNEVTKCLSQFLSETGTIEGLKEAIKQYFLLIDSMPEEFTIMYQETKSLPKDAMHYILDKELEMVAIFERMLQDCVKAGNLSLSEDAIYLAANHVVVQGQSWAFRKWALQKRFTIEQYIELQTTMFLQGILQFEE from the coding sequence ATGACTAAAATAGATAAGCTGCATGTGGAATCGTCAATAAAAGATGAAAATAAAATTATTGAACGCCGCCAGCAAATTGTTGACGCGGGTGTAAGGCTTTTTAAAGAAAAGGGATTCCACCGTGCAACAACGCGTGAGCTTGCAAAGGCAGCGGGATTTAGTATTGGTACGTTGTATGAATATATTAGAACAAAAGAGGATGTTTTATTTTTAGTTTGTGACAATATTTTTAATGAAGTTACTAAATGTCTATCACAATTTCTATCTGAAACGGGGACAATTGAAGGCTTAAAGGAAGCGATTAAGCAATATTTTTTACTGATTGATTCAATGCCTGAAGAGTTTACAATTATGTATCAGGAAACAAAATCTCTCCCGAAAGATGCGATGCATTACATTTTAGACAAAGAGTTAGAAATGGTCGCTATTTTTGAACGAATGCTACAAGATTGTGTGAAGGCTGGCAATTTGTCACTTTCAGAAGATGCTATTTATTTAGCAGCCAATCATGTCGTCGTGCAAGGGCAAAGCTGGGCATTTCGCAAATGGGCGCTGCAAAAGCGCTTTACAATTGAACAATATATTGAATTGCAAACAACGATGTTTTTACAAGGTATACTGCAGTTTGAGGAATAA